The following coding sequences are from one Limnobacter sp. SAORIC-580 window:
- a CDS encoding SDR family oxidoreductase produces MNSFQSVFRPNLFAGQTVLVTGGGSGIGRCTAHELASLGADLALVGRKMEKLETVKAEIEQTCTVKISLHSCDIREEERVKETVADVLATHGKINHLINNAGGQFPSPLNMISGKGFETVVRNNLTGGFLMAREVFNQYMMLHLGESDMSITNIIADMWNGMPGMGHSGAARAGMLNFSETASNEWAPVRVNAVAPGFIASSGMDTYPEPMKQTIMQLDKTIPLQRLGLEAEVSGALVFLCSPAASFISGSCIRIDGAAPNARRIWQVGTGKPNPAFNSFHLGGVPEVIQRRDAARAAASKK; encoded by the coding sequence TTGAACAGCTTCCAATCCGTGTTTCGCCCCAATCTGTTTGCAGGACAAACCGTACTGGTCACTGGTGGGGGCTCGGGCATTGGCCGCTGCACCGCGCATGAATTGGCCAGCCTGGGTGCGGACCTGGCCTTGGTCGGTCGAAAAATGGAAAAGCTTGAAACCGTGAAAGCGGAAATCGAGCAAACCTGCACAGTCAAAATTTCGTTACACAGCTGCGATATTCGTGAAGAGGAACGGGTAAAAGAGACTGTAGCCGATGTGTTGGCAACCCACGGCAAAATCAATCACCTGATCAACAACGCAGGCGGGCAATTTCCCTCACCGCTAAACATGATCAGTGGCAAGGGGTTCGAAACTGTGGTGCGTAACAACCTTACCGGTGGCTTTCTCATGGCCCGTGAGGTATTCAACCAGTACATGATGTTGCACTTGGGCGAGTCCGACATGTCCATCACCAACATCATTGCTGACATGTGGAACGGCATGCCCGGCATGGGCCACTCCGGCGCAGCGCGCGCCGGCATGCTGAACTTCTCGGAAACTGCATCCAATGAATGGGCACCCGTACGCGTGAATGCGGTTGCACCGGGCTTCATCGCATCAAGTGGCATGGACACTTACCCCGAGCCCATGAAACAAACCATCATGCAGCTGGACAAAACCATCCCACTGCAACGCCTGGGGCTGGAAGCCGAGGTGTCAGGCGCATTGGTGTTTTTGTGCAGCCCTGCGGCCTCATTCATCTCGGGTTCCTGCATTCGAATCGACGGCGCAGCCCCCAACGCGCGCCGCATTTGGCAAGTGGGCACCGGCAAACCCAACCCGGCTTTCAACAGCTTTCATTTGGGTGGCGTGCCTGAAGTAATTCAGCGCCGCGATGCCGCGCGCGCCGCAGCCAGCAAGAAATAA
- a CDS encoding SDR family NAD(P)-dependent oxidoreductase, producing the protein MSNTNPVAIITGAAGNLGQAVATHLGSLGYRLLLIDLHQPEWEGESDAVSIGNVDLTLPEHAQEVVNQAWEYFGQIDAVVNIAGGFVWERQAESSLDTWNTQYAMNVQTTVNMCQAILPQFQDQQSGVIVNIGAAAAGKAAEGMGAYAAAKSAVLRLTEALAAENKHLGIRANAVLPSILDTPANREAMPDADPADWVAPESLAGVIAFLLSDVARDITGAGIPVTGRV; encoded by the coding sequence ATGAGCAATACCAATCCAGTGGCGATTATTACGGGCGCAGCAGGCAATTTGGGGCAGGCAGTGGCCACCCATTTGGGCAGTTTGGGTTATCGACTGCTGTTGATTGATTTGCATCAGCCTGAGTGGGAAGGCGAGAGCGATGCTGTGTCAATCGGTAACGTGGACCTGACCTTGCCCGAGCATGCCCAAGAGGTGGTGAATCAAGCCTGGGAATATTTCGGTCAAATTGATGCAGTGGTGAATATTGCAGGTGGTTTTGTGTGGGAGCGTCAGGCTGAGAGCAGCTTGGATACCTGGAATACGCAGTACGCCATGAATGTGCAAACCACCGTGAACATGTGCCAAGCCATATTGCCGCAGTTTCAGGATCAGCAAAGCGGTGTGATCGTAAACATTGGTGCGGCCGCAGCTGGCAAAGCAGCTGAGGGTATGGGTGCTTATGCAGCGGCCAAATCGGCCGTACTGCGCTTGACTGAGGCCCTGGCCGCGGAAAACAAACATTTGGGCATTCGTGCCAATGCCGTGTTGCCCAGTATTTTGGACACACCCGCCAATCGAGAGGCCATGCCTGACGCTGACCCGGCAGACTGGGTTGCTCCCGAATCACTGGCCGGTGTTATCGCATTCTTGTTGTCAGATGTTGCCCGCGATATCACCGGAGCGGGCATTCCGGTCACAGGCCGGGTTTAA
- a CDS encoding TetR family transcriptional regulator, translating into MVRKTKEEAQETRNLILDTAEAVFSEKGVSRTTLNDIAKAADLTRGAIYWHFKNKADLFDAMLQRVILPMDEFIATPDLHPEQQPLAYLRTRSMHVVRTLAEDPRTQRVFDIVMHKAEMVDDMLPIRDRHLEAIQGCIQTIETDFQAAIDKGELPANTNARQAAIGLHALIDGLFANFVLSPNLFNLMEQAEFTIDNYLNGLANRK; encoded by the coding sequence GTGGTAAGAAAAACGAAGGAAGAAGCGCAGGAAACCAGGAATCTTATTCTGGACACGGCCGAGGCCGTGTTCTCGGAAAAAGGGGTATCGAGGACCACGCTGAACGACATTGCCAAGGCCGCGGATTTAACGCGGGGGGCCATTTATTGGCACTTCAAGAACAAGGCCGACCTGTTTGATGCCATGTTACAACGCGTCATATTACCGATGGATGAATTCATCGCAACGCCCGACCTGCACCCCGAGCAACAACCGTTGGCCTACCTGCGTACTAGGTCCATGCATGTGGTGCGTACGCTGGCAGAAGACCCCCGCACACAGCGGGTTTTTGACATTGTGATGCACAAAGCCGAAATGGTCGACGACATGCTGCCTATTCGAGACAGGCACCTGGAAGCCATTCAAGGCTGCATTCAAACCATTGAAACAGATTTTCAAGCCGCGATTGACAAAGGCGAATTGCCCGCAAACACCAATGCCCGCCAGGCAGCCATTGGTTTGCATGCCTTGATTGACGGGCTTTTTGCCAACTTTGTGCTCAGCCCCAATCTGTTCAACCTGATGGAACAGGCTGAATTTACAATCGACAACTACCTGAACGGCCTGGCCAACAGAAAGTAG
- a CDS encoding efflux RND transporter periplasmic adaptor subunit: protein MTILSSALLLGCGQGADAQAPGGPGAGQAAPVPVVEVKTEPLELTYEYPAQIAGLREVEIRARVAGIIERRQFEEGGRVKKGQSLYSLDNAPYQTALVRALADENAAKVRAAQAERDYKRVMPLADSKAVSQSELDNAQSAFEVAKADLQVASAAVRTARLNLEYARVESPVNGFASRSLYSEGSFVSGPSELLTTVTQIDQVYVNFGIPEKDHEQLRKGIASGAVALSNGDLVVEVLGADGKPMGLKAKLGFQDVRVNPATGTVDARAVLANDKEVLSPGQFVRVRVSGAVQKNAVLLPQRAVLENPEGGKVVMTVSPENTVAPRPVQVAQWKGDQWVVTDGLVAGDKVMTDGFMKAPPGTPVQPVIAGADAQDAAPAATEQKQ from the coding sequence GTGACTATATTGTCCAGCGCCTTGTTGCTGGGTTGCGGCCAGGGCGCTGATGCCCAGGCCCCTGGTGGCCCCGGTGCTGGCCAGGCAGCACCTGTACCCGTGGTTGAGGTAAAAACCGAACCGCTGGAATTAACGTATGAGTACCCTGCCCAAATTGCCGGCCTGCGCGAAGTTGAAATTCGTGCCCGAGTGGCCGGTATTATCGAGCGCCGCCAGTTTGAAGAGGGTGGTCGAGTGAAGAAAGGCCAATCTTTGTACAGCCTGGACAATGCTCCCTACCAAACTGCTTTGGTCCGTGCTCTGGCCGATGAAAATGCGGCCAAGGTTCGCGCTGCGCAAGCCGAACGCGATTACAAACGGGTCATGCCTCTGGCCGACAGCAAAGCGGTGTCGCAATCTGAATTGGACAATGCGCAATCTGCATTTGAAGTGGCCAAGGCCGACCTGCAAGTGGCCAGTGCTGCAGTTCGCACGGCTCGCCTGAACCTGGAGTATGCGCGGGTTGAATCGCCAGTGAATGGCTTTGCAAGCCGCTCGCTTTACTCCGAAGGCAGTTTTGTATCAGGCCCTTCCGAGTTGCTGACCACAGTAACGCAGATCGACCAGGTCTATGTGAACTTTGGTATTCCTGAAAAAGACCACGAACAACTGCGCAAAGGCATTGCAAGTGGTGCGGTTGCTTTGAGCAATGGCGATTTGGTGGTTGAGGTGCTCGGTGCCGATGGCAAACCCATGGGATTGAAAGCCAAGCTGGGCTTTCAGGATGTGCGTGTGAACCCAGCCACCGGTACGGTCGATGCACGTGCCGTGTTGGCCAATGACAAGGAAGTGTTAAGCCCGGGACAATTTGTACGTGTGCGTGTGAGTGGCGCAGTGCAAAAAAACGCCGTGTTGTTGCCACAACGGGCTGTGCTTGAAAACCCGGAGGGTGGCAAGGTTGTGATGACAGTCAGCCCTGAAAATACTGTGGCACCACGCCCTGTGCAGGTTGCGCAGTGGAAAGGTGACCAATGGGTAGTAACCGATGGACTGGTTGCTGGCGACAAAGTGATGACCGACGGGTTCATGAAGGCCCCACCCGGAACACCCGTACAACCTGTGATTGCAGGCGCCGACGCGCAAGACGCAGCACCAGCAGCCACTGAGCAAAAGCAATAA